The DNA window CTGGACGGGCTCGGTTATGAGTACCTGGTCAGCTATCGGGACGCCCTGCTGCGCCGTTACCTGCTGGGCGAGCTGACCTCCGTGTTCCCCTCGGCCACGGCCATTGCCGTCACCACCTTCGCCACCGGCATGACGCCGCGCCAGCATGGGGTGACCGGGTGGCACATGTACATGGAGGAACTGGACCGGGTCTGCACGGTGCTGCCCTTCCGCGACCGGGTGACCCGCGAGACCATCGCCGAGGTGGACCCGGACGCGGTGCGCGTGCTGGAGCAGCCGCCGCTGGCCGACCTGCTGGACGCCGAGGCCCACCTGGTGATGCCGGCGGAGATCGCCGACTCCACGTACAACCTGGCCACCGGCGGCCAGGCCTGGCGCCACGGGGTGTCCGACCTGGCCGACTACGTGGACACCGTGGCCGGCCTGATCCAGTCGGCGGAGCAGCGCCAGTACGTCTACGCCTACTGGCCCAGGCTGGACAGCCTGGCCCACCAGTACGGCATGGCCAGCACCGAGGTCCAGTCCCACTTCGCCGCACTGGATGCGGCCTTCGATGAATTGCGCCAGGAACTGGCCGGCACTGATACCCTGCTG is part of the Alkalispirillum mobile genome and encodes:
- a CDS encoding alkaline phosphatase family protein encodes the protein MILPDYRGGSIVNLMASISRGLGAPRVGIPEARLLPAHQIGRARHVVLLMLDGLGYEYLVSYRDALLRRYLLGELTSVFPSATAIAVTTFATGMTPRQHGVTGWHMYMEELDRVCTVLPFRDRVTRETIAEVDPDAVRVLEQPPLADLLDAEAHLVMPAEIADSTYNLATGGQAWRHGVSDLADYVDTVAGLIQSAEQRQYVYAYWPRLDSLAHQYGMASTEVQSHFAALDAAFDELRQELAGTDTLLLVTADHGLIDTAPDRVLEVAEHPDLLATLARPVCGEPRAAYCYLRPGAEDDFLAYVHGPLAGWCDVHTPNELVQGGWLGPGPAHPRLLSRLGDYALVMRDNRVIHQQMNGDDPFRLIGVHGGTSGAEMRVPLIAAACD